The DNA segment GCATATGCTCCATAGTGTGTTGTTAAATTTTGGCTTGTGTTTCTTTGCGTGTGCGCGGCATGGTTGCGGAAGGGTTTgttttgctctgataccaacttgatGGCGGGTAAGAACGATAGTTCAGCTCAATCTAGGGATTTTGATTAGAAATCGCTAGAGACCTGCTacttgaagaagatgaatctAATTGAATCTTGTTCAAGGCTTCTCGAAATAGATGAATTGAATCAAATCTCTCTCAAGGTATAAAGCCAAAGctagttttattaattatcaaaagTCTATCTCTAAAAGCCAAAACCAAAACACAATATATAGGGATCCATCGTCAAAGTGACAACCAACTTATGATAATCTTTCCTATTCTAAGAAGGAAAACAAAGCATTAAGACTTATTGAAAAGGAAACAAAGAAAACGTGAGAAATAAGGTAACTAAAGTTGAGGCGGTGTAGATGTTGCTGCATCAATAACCTATGTTTTTTTTCGATAACTCAGATACCTAGCTGGTATGGGATGTGGTGCCTCGTTAGGTACGTACCCCTATCATATGAAATATCGGTCCATTAAACTCAGAAAGCCAGCTGGCCCAGaaattttgtataaatttcTACCGATGGATTGAACTCAGGGTGCGATCAGATTTGGCCGTTTCGCTCCCGATCCTACAACCACTAGACCACAACCGCTGGGTTATAACCTATGGTTTCAATTTTTGTAGTAACTAGCAAGCATGTTTTATAAAGTGGACACAAATGTTTATTGGATTAACTTCTGATAGGATTGTTATTTTGGTTTATGGGGTAGGCTTTGAATTAGAGAGgcattttatcttctttttttcttgtaacACAGAAGAATAAAGGTGCTGCTTAGGAAAATTGTGTTCATATGTCGCAATTTCATTTTGTTTatgaagaaataaaatatttgttactttgatttttaaaatgacCGTTTCCTATCAATGTACTTAAATCAATATCATTATTTTAACTGTCGATTTCGCCAGTAAAAACAACATTTCTCTAATACCAATGTAACTGGTTTTGCAATTATAACTACTTGCTGTGGGCTAGATACTTACCATTAATATATGCAACAACTCGAACACAAACAAAGAAAACCAATGTAACGTCTCTATTgctcaaaaaagaagaagaataacgTTCCTTTCTAGTAAACGTACAGTCATACATAGAGctgtaataatatcaaatatattttactttgaaactatttatttcTATACATAACCTGATAACCAGAGTTCAAAATATGTAAATCTCATCCTTGTAGAATAATTCTAACTGTCCAAAACCATTTGAATTCATTAAAATTGATAGGAAACGGTAAATCAGTGCTATGGGATGTATTTTGAGAAAATAAAGACTACCAACAGATCAAATTGAAGAAGAAACCAGATCTCCCTTCCATTAAAGCTGACCCGAAAAATCTTATTGCCATGAATGCTAATGTAAAGATTATCTACTCTGATGCTGCTTGGAATCCTTTGTCTTGTGATTGTGGACTACGTTGGTTCATATAAGCTTCTACAGGTATCAGGCAAGGTTTTGATAGCAGAACTCATGCTGCCTCGCCTTAAATTGCGGAGGCGATGGCCCTTAAGTATCATCCATGACATCCGCGTGTAGATTTGATCCTTCACCTCTATCAAATTTCCTTTGGGAAATGTACTTGCTGATGGCTATCCAAATCAGCTCTCTCTTTAATTTCTGTATCCTTCGCTTTGGAtctttgaattaataaaaacgtttaaccaaaaaaagaaaaaaaatacatttttgaaatTTGTCTGTATCAAAATCAGTAAtatgattttctttttacatcaatatttcaatttttaaatgaCTTATGACGAAGAATGAATTCATCACTAGAAGTGAATTACTGTAAAACTGAAACTTGCTGTGGAAAAAAAACACACAGAAACCTGATAAAAGTAGCTAAATGAACCAATGATATTTCATGTAAATTCGTAGTGCGAATATGTATTATTTCGGATAtgttcttttcaaaaaaaaaacattcatttaaaattattgatATATAGTATTTCTCTATGATTGAATATGCTTTTGTATTTTTGAATAACTAatagtactccctccgtttcatatATACAGTTATATATTCTAgggaaaaaaattgtttcaaaaaaatctattttaatgcatgttttattaactaattgtaaacttaaaaaaaaactaattacaCTTATTGGATTTTTATTAGCTTAAAATTATGAGAAAGCgataatcacaaaaaatattcaaatttaatatgttttatttaaaagtgtgaaaatctaaaatatgtaacattttgaaacgaaaggaatattttttatcatctaaaaattctattaaaacaagtagcatataaactaataaaaacacGTTCTTTCCGGAACTAGAAGCCAATAAAGATCGAAATCTTTCCGGAAATATATGATCACAAAAGAAATCTAACCGATAACTAGTAAAGATAGACGACaaagaataataaaacaaaCATAAAGTCGTACCATAAAATTACCGAAACGGAAGCACAGATCGATTTCGAAACAACGAATAGAAACATATCGAAGAAACCTAAAAAAATCAAGATGGTATTTTATTTGAAGAGTTACTGCCTTTATTTAGCATAATTTGTTAAAACTCTAATAATGTAGgtatattgaaatttttttattgttttcattaaaaagctgaaaattcatatatttagcATATTGAAAAATGTAATGTGTTAcccagtgttaaaaaaaacatattgaaaATGAATGACATTTCAATAAATATGCTTAAATCTCCATAGTTTAGCTTTCCTCTCAAAAAGCTTAATCAGAGACATATAATGCTTAATTAACAATGAGTCTGTTTCTCTCCTTTTGTTTATGTATTAATCAAATACAAAGACAACCACAATCACTCAGTTCCATTGCATCTCCTCTCTTTCTCCTTCCTGAACTTTATCCCACAAGCATTGCATAAACTCTGAAAAACATTAGTTAACCAATCAACATTCATTTAGTTTAAAAGTTTAGGTTTAAGCTGCGCAGTTATTATCTTAAACTTATTCGAACTTGGTTAATAAGTCAAAGATTTTGAGATTGGATAATGAACTTGCCTTGGGACCAAGAGGACCCTTTCGCCACATAGGAGTGTTAATTGCCTTGCAGTTCATGTTTGTACACTTCCTCATCTCGTTAATCCTTCCTGCTGTACAGGCGCCGCTGCAGCCCCAACGCCGCCCTAGAGTTTCGTGAGCGTCCACAGCATTTTTAAACGCTAAAGAGTTACGTTGTGCTCTCTTAGCAGGGACATCAATCAGCACATAGTCACTTCCCGTAGGAGTCTCCGGCACAGGAGCCGGAGATGGTTGCATCGGTAAAGGTTTAAAGTTCAAGGCCTTGCCGACGCCGGCGAAGTGGTTGACGATTAAGTTGTAGTATCTGGTGTTGACGTCGACGCTCTTTCTCCCACCTTCGTGGCCGTTAGTCGATTCATTATTGTTAAGAATGTGACGGCGGCCACGAATATCACCGTTGTCGTTGTTGTCTCGGTCGACGTTGTTCCCCTATTATggtgttatttttttaattaattagcaTTTAAtgcataatatatatgtaatcatTGTCCATATGTAGCACTGTTATAAAGGGTATtaattgtaaaaagaaaatgatgacaaggattaaatgtttttttcctcCAAATTGCAACTGTTACCTCTAAAACAGtgtggggttagttttttttcttaaacaaagATTAATGAATTTAATATGAGTTCAATGAATATACATGAAATTATTCAAATGAAAATTCTGTGTGAGATTTACGATAAACATTTACCAAGTCATGTTTTTCAAATGTTATGTAGTGGTGATTGGTGTCAATAGATCTCTAGGGTTAATTCATCAGACATTTCATGTTTTCCAACTAAAATTTCATTGAATTATATCAAAATTACAGCGATAAAATCACTTCTACAAAATTGTGCGTGTGATTTTTCATGTTATTCATGGCTTCATCAATCAATATCAGTGAAAAGGATAATATTAATGAAATAAAACCTGATCAGTGGTGAGAGTGTTTAAGCTCAGATGTGTCTCAACAGTAGGACTTGGCAAACCTAACCTCAGTGTTAAATCAAATTCCTTCTCCATTTTCTCTATggaaatttgaagaaaaaaatcaataaaatacaTGTAACTGTTAGAATATAATCATGTGAATTTTCAATCTACAAAAAAATTTCGGAGAACAATATAAACAAACTTAACAAATGAAAATGAGCATGAATGGTATGTGTTAATACACTTACAGAGATGACTGACTATGCAAAATCGATCCACAAGTTTTAGTTTTAGCCTtagtttttcagatctgaataTTATCGATCCGCTAATCTTGTAGAGATCGTGTGTTGCTTTGgtgtaattatatatacacatagaCAAATATATGGGCGTTATATTCATATAGACGCGGGTATTAAGAGACAAGAGTAAGGCATGAGAAATGTGATTATCTACAAATCATGATTGCTAAATGACAAATTAAGCTTCATTTCGaataaaatcattaaatatgaaaaaaaggTAAAACTTATGTAAGACCAACCATGAAAATAACATGAGaagactgaagagaagatgagaATTTACACCAAGAGGCTCTTTTcccttatataattttataaaaaaaactatgtagctaatttgattggaagaagtatatttatttatagatctTGTACGATTTTATCAAATTtggaaataaaattatatccctTCATTCCTTGCCACAAAAtacttatttattaaataatttactttggaaatttttattagttatatattcTTTGTAAAGATTTTAATGTGTTTCTGGTGGTGGCCC comes from the Brassica rapa cultivar Chiifu-401-42 chromosome A01, CAAS_Brap_v3.01, whole genome shotgun sequence genome and includes:
- the LOC103835793 gene encoding GATA transcription factor 29 yields the protein MEKEFDLTLRLGLPSPTVETHLSLNTLTTDQGNNVDRDNNDNGDIRGRRHILNNNESTNGHEGGRKSVDVNTRYYNLIVNHFAGVGKALNFKPLPMQPSPAPVPETPTGSDYVLIDVPAKRAQRNSLAFKNAVDAHETLGRRWGCSGACTAGRINEMRKCTNMNCKAINTPMWRKGPLGPKSLCNACGIKFRKEKERRCNGTE